CGTACTAACGTCTATGTTCATACTCAAATCGAGCCATGTTGAGCGAGTAATCGGGGCGCTACTGGAGATGTAGTCTACGCCAGTTTCAGCCACAGCACGAATAGTTTCTAGAGTAACGTTGCCCGATGCTTCAATTTTGATCCGGTTATTGCTATGGCGAATTATCTGCACTGCCTGCCGCATCATCTCCAGCGGCATATTGTCCAGCATGATGATATCAGCACCGTGCTGTAAGGCTTCTTTCACTTGAGCCAGGGTTTCGGTTTCTACTTCTATAGTCAATGGATAGGGCATTTGGGAGCGGATACGAGCGATCGCCTTGGCAATCCCTCCAGCCACAGCAATGTGATTATCCTTGATCATCACAGCATCATCTAACCCCATTCGGTGGTTCATCGCTCCCCCCACCTGTGTCGCGTACTTTTCTAAAATTCTCAGCCCCGGAGTCGTTTTGCGAGTATCCACCAATTGAGCTGGCAAATCCGCAATTTGCTCAACATACTTACGGGTGAGTGTAGCAATCCCACTCAAACGCATAGCTAGGTTTAAAGCAACTCGTTCTCCGAGCAGCAGCGCCTCTAGCGAGCCATCAACGCGAGCAACCAACTGTCCTCGCTG
The sequence above is a segment of the Coleofasciculus sp. FACHB-T130 genome. Coding sequences within it:
- the nadC gene encoding carboxylating nicotinate-nucleotide diphosphorylase, whose protein sequence is MSPRAVLPPSIVLDPLLHSWLLEDVGRGDRSSQGLLGNKVRVGQAEWTAKEAGVITGLPIASRIFQLLNDRVSFVAVVAEGEQCQRGQLVARVDGSLEALLLGERVALNLAMRLSGIATLTRKYVEQIADLPAQLVDTRKTTPGLRILEKYATQVGGAMNHRMGLDDAVMIKDNHIAVAGGIAKAIARIRSQMPYPLTIEVETETLAQVKEALQHGADIIMLDNMPLEMMRQAVQIIRHSNNRIKIEASGNVTLETIRAVAETGVDYISSSAPITRSTWLDLSMNIDVSTMEERSTLPEVSAKPNELYP